Proteins encoded within one genomic window of Synechococcus sp. PCC 7335:
- a CDS encoding Fe2+-dependent dioxygenase gives MIVCIPDLLASEELDHLEKALSVAEFADGRLTAGWHAKLVKQNQQLTKTPDTDALKDLVRKALQRNQLFQAVARPRAIHSLLISRYQEGMSYGRHVDNALMKAGGFLRSDLSFTIFLNSPDTYEGGELVIEGADSETPYKLAAGSAIVYPSTSLHRVDPVTSGERLVVVGWVQSLIRQAEKREILFDLVTAQRSLFAKEGKTDEFDLLSKSIANLLRMWAE, from the coding sequence ATGATTGTTTGCATTCCTGACTTACTCGCAAGTGAAGAGCTGGATCATCTAGAAAAAGCATTATCTGTTGCTGAATTTGCAGACGGAAGGCTAACGGCAGGATGGCACGCCAAACTTGTCAAACAAAATCAACAGCTCACCAAAACACCAGATACAGATGCACTAAAAGACTTGGTGCGTAAAGCACTGCAGCGAAACCAACTTTTTCAGGCGGTTGCTAGACCCAGGGCTATTCATTCACTGCTGATCAGTCGCTACCAAGAAGGAATGTCGTATGGGCGGCATGTAGATAATGCGTTAATGAAAGCAGGTGGCTTTTTACGTTCGGATCTCTCCTTTACAATCTTCCTTAATAGCCCCGATACCTACGAGGGGGGAGAACTGGTGATCGAAGGCGCAGATAGCGAAACTCCCTACAAGCTAGCAGCAGGGAGTGCAATTGTCTATCCTTCGACTAGCCTACACCGAGTAGATCCGGTGACAAGCGGTGAGCGATTAGTCGTCGTAGGCTGGGTTCAAAGCTTGATTCGCCAGGCTGAAAAGCGGGAGATTTTGTTTGATCTAGTGACAGCACAGCGATCTTTATTTGCTAAAGAGGGAAAGACCGATGAATTTGACCTGCTTTCTAAAAGCATTGCCAACTTGCTGCGAATGTGGGCTGAGTAG
- a CDS encoding transposase yields MLGDSQVVKNTCNASVASKGFCFYKATNGIKRHLVVDTLGFPFFTLCTPANVSDDMGLLMLLTINLDYFRAKPVNIPKITFLLDHGYHVDKLATTLEAVYPGIMRKIRFELAPKPSKAEKAAQGKAGFVPIAVRWVIERSNSWMERCKSLTKNFARTLDNAKAQMDFCFARLMLKRLAAEA; encoded by the coding sequence ATGCTAGGTGACTCACAGGTGGTGAAGAATACCTGCAACGCAAGCGTCGCCTCGAAAGGGTTTTGCTTTTATAAAGCCACAAATGGGATTAAACGACATCTTGTGGTTGATACGCTAGGCTTTCCCTTCTTCACGCTATGTACGCCAGCGAACGTCTCAGACGATATGGGCTTATTGATGTTGTTGACCATCAACCTCGACTACTTCAGAGCGAAGCCAGTCAACATCCCAAAGATTACGTTCTTGCTAGATCACGGCTATCACGTAGATAAGCTGGCGACAACGCTGGAAGCAGTGTATCCAGGCATCATGCGCAAGATTCGGTTTGAGCTAGCACCCAAGCCATCGAAGGCAGAGAAAGCAGCGCAGGGAAAGGCTGGGTTTGTGCCGATTGCAGTGCGGTGGGTGATTGAACGGTCCAACAGTTGGATGGAGAGGTGCAAGAGTTTGACCAAGAACTTTGCCAGAACGCTGGATAACGCCAAAGCGCAGATGGACTTTTGCTTTGCCAGGCTGATGCTCAAGCGGCTTGCAGCCGAGGCGTAA
- a CDS encoding transposase: MGYSSNLTDAEWEILEPLLPEVLPLKKKTKPLKWSYRALIDGMLYQLKNGCNWEDLPKDLPPYSTVFWHYNQWRKADCFEQLMTVLHEQVREQVKKKRSGPP; this comes from the coding sequence ATGGGCTACTCCAGCAATCTGACTGATGCCGAATGGGAGATCCTCGAACCGCTGTTGCCGGAAGTCTTGCCATTAAAGAAGAAAACGAAGCCGCTCAAGTGGAGCTATCGAGCGCTGATTGATGGCATGCTGTACCAGCTTAAGAACGGCTGCAACTGGGAAGACCTACCCAAAGATCTCCCTCCATACTCCACGGTGTTCTGGCACTACAACCAGTGGCGCAAAGCGGATTGCTTTGAACAACTGATGACAGTACTTCATGAACAGGTGCGCGAACAAGTCAAAAAAAAGCGCAGTGGACCACCCTAA
- a CDS encoding GNAT family N-acetyltransferase, which translates to MIRPIEPNDRDGLIALVKAIELFEPDEVADIAHMLSEHFSSNSKHRDLWLTDEKNGDFVSIAYVAPERMTEGTWNLYLIAVHPEHRRQGCGAALLNYIEQTLARLKARILLVETMALDEFGYVRRFYQDNGFEEEARIREFYAAGADKIIFWKALA; encoded by the coding sequence GTGATTCGACCGATTGAGCCTAATGATAGGGACGGTTTAATTGCTTTGGTCAAAGCGATTGAGTTATTCGAACCAGATGAAGTCGCTGATATCGCCCACATGCTATCTGAGCATTTCAGCAGCAATTCCAAGCATAGGGACCTGTGGCTTACAGATGAAAAGAACGGCGATTTCGTTAGTATTGCCTATGTTGCACCGGAGCGAATGACTGAAGGCACATGGAATCTATATCTAATTGCCGTTCATCCTGAACATCGCAGACAGGGATGCGGTGCTGCTTTGTTGAATTACATTGAACAGACTCTAGCCAGGCTGAAGGCACGCATATTGTTGGTAGAGACAATGGCTTTAGACGAGTTCGGTTATGTCCGTAGATTCTATCAGGATAATGGCTTTGAAGAAGAAGCTAGAATCCGAGAGTTTTATGCAGCCGGAGCCGATAAGATTATCTTTTGGAAGGCGTTAGCTTGA
- a CDS encoding pyridoxal phosphate-dependent aminotransferase — translation MKIASRISRVNPSMTLAISAKAKAMKADGLDICSFSAGEPDFDTPLHIRAAAKAALDQGKTRYGPASGEPALRSAIAQKLRQDNQLAYEAKNIVVTNGGKHSLYNLIMALIEPGDEVIIPAPFWVSYPEMVKLAGGVPIIVETTAKTDYKLSAEQLKASITPKTRLFILNSPSNPTGMVYSPAELQALADVIVEADILVVSDEIYEKILYEGAEHVSIGSLNSEIFQRTIISNGFAKAYAMTGWRLGYLAAPEEVVQAVNTLQSHSTSNVCTFAQYGAIAALTGPQDDLMTMRQAFSQRRLAIMNLVANIDGLSYIEPKGAFYLFVDISQTGLGSIEFCEKLLAQKQVAAIPGIAFGAEGTIRISYATDLDTIERGIDRLNGFVKAYA, via the coding sequence ATGAAGATCGCCTCTCGAATCAGCCGAGTCAATCCTTCTATGACCCTCGCTATCTCTGCGAAGGCGAAGGCTATGAAGGCCGATGGATTAGATATTTGTAGCTTCAGCGCTGGAGAACCTGATTTCGATACCCCTTTGCACATCCGAGCGGCGGCTAAAGCGGCTCTAGATCAAGGGAAGACCCGCTACGGCCCGGCTTCAGGAGAGCCAGCCTTAAGAAGCGCGATCGCCCAAAAGTTGCGACAAGACAACCAACTTGCCTACGAAGCTAAAAACATTGTGGTCACCAATGGTGGGAAGCACTCGCTCTACAATTTGATTATGGCGCTAATTGAGCCGGGCGATGAGGTAATTATTCCTGCGCCATTTTGGGTCAGCTATCCAGAAATGGTGAAGCTAGCAGGCGGTGTTCCTATAATCGTCGAAACCACTGCTAAGACCGACTACAAGCTGAGCGCTGAACAGCTAAAAGCATCAATCACCCCGAAAACGCGGCTGTTTATCTTAAATTCCCCCTCTAACCCGACAGGGATGGTGTACAGCCCGGCTGAGCTACAGGCACTGGCTGATGTAATCGTCGAAGCAGATATTCTGGTTGTCTCTGATGAGATCTATGAAAAAATTCTCTATGAGGGCGCCGAACATGTCAGCATTGGCAGTTTGAATTCGGAGATTTTTCAGCGCACGATTATTAGCAATGGGTTTGCTAAAGCCTACGCGATGACTGGCTGGCGACTGGGCTATTTAGCGGCGCCTGAGGAAGTTGTCCAGGCGGTGAATACCCTTCAAAGTCATAGTACGTCGAATGTGTGTACGTTTGCTCAGTATGGTGCGATCGCGGCACTAACGGGTCCCCAGGACGATTTAATGACGATGCGTCAAGCTTTCAGCCAAAGGCGGCTCGCTATCATGAATTTGGTTGCCAATATCGATGGGCTAAGCTACATAGAACCCAAAGGTGCCTTTTATCTATTCGTAGACATTAGCCAAACGGGGTTAGGATCTATCGAGTTTTGCGAAAAGCTTTTGGCACAGAAGCAAGTGGCTGCTATCCCCGGCATCGCGTTTGGGGCGGAAGGCACTATTCGAATCTCCTACGCTACTGACCTAGACACGATTGAGCGCGGGATAGATAGACTAAACGGGTTTGTCAAGGCGTATGCTTAG
- a CDS encoding response regulator — translation MERVKEMDSSAFLETINILLLEDNAADVELLSALMLESDLDCTIAVVDTYEAFFSTLNTQPIDIVLADYSLPTFDGLSAIGFVEDGFPDIPCIVVSGVLGEDLAVEALKGGAADYVLKDNLARLVPAVKRALREQRERKALLQATADLQESEIRFRTSVETMADCFIILSSVRDSEGFIQDFTVSYLNAAACKALSVSQEKQLGKSVYTVIPAFKATAREDSEGLEDLDLFLVFCGVIETGYPFTGELFVNSCQSSEQPVVVAIQIVKLDNQLVVTWRDITQKKQDERRYLQLLAAAESACNQLERANQFKDNLLGSLSNELRSPLSTIMGWLEISSDCLDDKALVARAIQTSYRNAEVLDQLIEDLLDVSRMPHSGFQCRLEPLSIDSLVCLVLEVVDAIAPAARNKDIEIVLPEVVADDVEDSLLGDASRLKQVFRNLLSNALKFTPAGGRITISFERLSDSIVVLVQDTGIGIASEEIPHLFERFWQGEHTLSTASVHSAYAGLGLGLSIVRHIVLAHGGQVSADSAGPGQGSSFRVELPLASQKLLSNTAPSKASSTPILATDALKGCRVLIVEDYPDGLEVYTSMLEAYGATVVGTRSADAALENFQAFQPHVLVSDLVLPGKSGYELIREIRALPANAGGSVPAIALTALSEPPYRTRALLAGFQQHIAKPIELEEMVAVVSNLYRSTSE, via the coding sequence ATGGAACGGGTTAAGGAGATGGACAGTTCGGCTTTTCTAGAGACTATCAATATCCTTTTACTCGAAGATAACGCTGCCGATGTAGAGCTGCTATCAGCTCTGATGCTTGAAAGCGATCTTGATTGTACTATTGCTGTTGTTGATACGTACGAGGCTTTTTTTTCTACCCTCAACACCCAGCCAATTGATATTGTTTTGGCAGACTATTCCCTACCTACGTTTGATGGGTTGAGCGCAATTGGATTTGTCGAAGATGGTTTTCCAGATATTCCTTGTATTGTGGTATCAGGGGTTCTAGGTGAAGATCTTGCTGTAGAGGCGCTAAAAGGCGGCGCAGCTGATTATGTTTTAAAAGATAACTTAGCTCGTCTGGTGCCTGCTGTTAAAAGAGCGCTGCGAGAGCAACGGGAAAGGAAAGCCCTGCTTCAGGCTACCGCCGATTTACAAGAGAGTGAGATTCGGTTTCGAACCTCTGTCGAAACAATGGCGGACTGTTTTATAATACTTTCCTCGGTACGAGATTCTGAAGGCTTTATCCAAGACTTTACCGTGAGTTATTTAAACGCAGCGGCGTGCAAAGCTCTCTCAGTTTCGCAAGAAAAGCAACTAGGTAAGTCGGTCTATACAGTCATTCCAGCGTTTAAAGCTACGGCTAGAGAAGATTCTGAAGGGTTAGAAGATCTGGATCTTTTTCTGGTGTTTTGCGGGGTGATAGAAACGGGCTATCCTTTTACGGGTGAGCTTTTTGTAAATTCGTGTCAGTCTTCTGAACAGCCTGTTGTTGTGGCGATTCAAATCGTAAAGCTTGATAATCAGCTAGTGGTGACCTGGCGCGATATCACGCAGAAGAAACAAGACGAACGGCGATATCTACAGCTATTAGCAGCGGCTGAATCTGCTTGCAACCAGCTAGAGCGAGCTAACCAGTTCAAAGATAACTTACTAGGAAGCCTATCGAATGAACTCCGTTCTCCTTTGTCGACCATTATGGGTTGGCTAGAAATCTCAAGCGATTGCTTAGATGATAAAGCGCTAGTAGCAAGAGCGATTCAGACCAGCTACCGCAATGCCGAGGTGCTAGATCAACTAATTGAGGATCTTTTAGATGTTTCTAGGATGCCACACAGTGGCTTTCAATGTCGTCTCGAACCGCTATCGATTGATAGCTTGGTTTGCTTAGTCTTGGAGGTAGTCGATGCGATCGCTCCTGCCGCTCGCAACAAAGATATTGAGATTGTTCTACCCGAGGTTGTCGCAGATGATGTAGAAGACTCATTACTGGGCGATGCGTCTAGGCTCAAGCAAGTCTTTCGCAATCTGCTTTCAAATGCGCTTAAGTTCACCCCTGCTGGTGGTCGAATCACTATCAGTTTTGAGCGATTATCAGATTCGATAGTTGTGTTAGTGCAAGATACGGGTATCGGTATTGCTTCAGAAGAGATACCACATCTATTCGAGCGATTCTGGCAAGGAGAGCATACTTTATCTACTGCCTCTGTTCATAGCGCCTATGCTGGTTTAGGGCTCGGACTTTCAATTGTCAGACATATTGTTTTGGCGCATGGTGGCCAGGTGAGCGCTGATAGTGCCGGACCTGGGCAGGGTAGCAGCTTTAGAGTAGAGCTACCGCTTGCTTCACAAAAGCTCCTATCAAATACTGCTCCTTCAAAAGCATCGTCTACTCCAATTTTAGCTACAGATGCTTTGAAGGGCTGCCGGGTGCTGATTGTTGAGGATTATCCGGATGGGCTAGAGGTCTATACCTCTATGTTAGAAGCCTACGGTGCTACAGTCGTGGGCACGCGATCTGCTGATGCTGCCCTTGAAAATTTTCAAGCATTTCAGCCTCATGTACTTGTCAGTGATTTGGTCTTGCCTGGTAAGAGTGGCTACGAACTGATTCGGGAGATCCGGGCTTTACCAGCCAATGCTGGGGGGAGTGTGCCGGCGATCGCGCTAACTGCGCTATCAGAACCCCCTTATCGCACTCGGGCACTATTAGCTGGGTTTCAGCAACACATTGCTAAACCGATAGAGCTAGAAGAAATGGTCGCAGTTGTTTCAAACCTGTATCGGTCTACGTCCGAGTAG